One segment of Rosa chinensis cultivar Old Blush chromosome 6, RchiOBHm-V2, whole genome shotgun sequence DNA contains the following:
- the LOC112173051 gene encoding heat stress transcription factor B-4, with the protein MALMIDNCGEGILLSLDSHKSVPAPFLTKTYQLVDDPATDHIVSWGEDDTTFVVWRPPEFARDLLPNYFKHNNFSSFVRQLNTYGFRKIVPDRWEFANEFFKKGEKHLLCEIHRRKTAQPTQLPINHHHHGHHQYPHSPLGNHHVVTGPGFFPFQPSRGSNSPSDSDDQFPNWCDSPPPLVSSPPSGGGGPLNTSYCSNVATNTVTALSEDNERLRRSNTMLMSELNHMRKLYNDIIYFVQNHVKPVAPSNSYPGSLLLCNPSQNTLNTNSSAAINKPLNQVLGYYHGNPKQNQPHHQPMAHVMMNNNNVSSPTTTTTSKSTSSVTIIEDRPGNISNNNGCKTKLFGVPLLHSKKRLHPEYNNGSNHMAMEASKTRLILEKDHDLGLHLMPPSTC; encoded by the exons ATGGCTTTGATGATAGACAATTGCGGCGAAGGCATACTCCTCTCTCTGGACTCCCACAAATCTGTCCCGGCTCCGTTCCTGACCAAAACGTACCAGCTCGTCGACGATCCCGCCACCGACCACATCGTCTCTTGGGGAGAAGACGACACCACCTTCGTCGTCTGGCGCCCTCCGGAGTTCGCCCGCGACCTCCTCCCTAATTACTTCAAGCACAACAACTTCTCCAGCTTCGTCCGCCAGCTCAATACCTAT GGTTTCAGGAAGATAGTACCGGACAGGTGGGAGTTCGCCAACGAGTTTTTCAAGAAAGGCGAGAAGCATTTGCTGTGCGAGATCCACAGGCGCAAGACGGCTCAGCCGACGCAGCTCCCCATCAACCATCACCACCACGGCCACCACCAGTACCCGCATTCGCCGCTCGGGAACCACCACGTCGTCACCGGTCCCGGCTTCTTCCCCTTCCAGCCGAGTCGTGGCAGCAACTCTCCTTCCGACTCCGACGACCAGTTTCCCAACTGGTGCGACTCGCCGCCGCCACTCGTGTCCTCTCCACCTTCAGGCGGTGGTGGTCCTCTCAATACCAGCTACTGCAGTAATGTTGCAACCAACACTGTGACAGCTCTATCGGAAGACAACGAGAGGCTGAGGAGGAGCAACACCATGCTTATGTCCGAGCTCAACCACATGAGAAAGCTCTACAACGATATCATCTACTTCGTTCAGAACCATGTCAAGCCTGTCGCTCCAAGCAATTCTTACCCAGGTTCTCTACTTCTTTGCAACCCATCACAAAACACACTCAATACCAACTCTTCCGCCGCCATAAACAAGCCTCTGAACCAGGTTCTGGGGTACTACCACGGTAACCCTAAACAAAACCAACCACATCACCAGCCCATGGCCCATGTGATGATGAACAACAACAACGTTTCGTcaccaaccaccaccaccacgtcCAAGAGTACTAGCTCGGTGACGATTATTGAAGACCGGCCGGGTAATATTAGCAACAACAATGGGTGCAAGACCAAACTGTTTGGGGTTCCACTGCTGCATTCTAAGAAGAGACTGCACCCGGAGTACAACAACGGCTCGAATCACATGGCCATGGAAGCAAGCAAGACGCGTTTGATTTTGGAAAAGGATCATGATTTAGGTCTCCACCTCATGCCCCCATCCACATGCTAG
- the LOC112172874 gene encoding probable BOI-related E3 ubiquitin-protein ligase 2: MALPQHHFQQHYPPQQQQQKQSKSFRNLYTIDGQMSPAVAYFDPNALQDHSQHPPYVPPFHVVGFAPGPVAATDGSDNGADFQWNYGLESKKKRLKEQDFLENNSQMSSVLQQQSVSTGLGLSLDNNRMASTGDSALLSLIGEDVDLEIQRQDVEIDRFLKAQSDRLRQNILDKVQAAQLQTLSVVEEKVLQKLREKEAEVESINKKNMELEERMDQLSLEARIWQHQARNNEHMITALKVNLDQVIAQSRDSKEGCGDSEIDDTASCCNGHSINFNMFGKESNDVKEVMTCKACRVNEVCMLLLPCKHLCLCKDCECKLSICPLCQSSKFIGMEVYY; encoded by the exons ATGGCTCTTCCCCAACACCACTTTCAACAACACTATCCaccccaacaacaacaacagaagcAATCCAAGTCATTCAG AAATTTATACACAATCGACGGTCAGATGTCGCCGGCGGTGGCCTATTTCGACCCCAACGCCTTACAAGATCACTCCCAGCATCCGCCTTATGTTCCACCTt TTCATGTAGTAGGGTTTGCGCCTGGTCCGGTGGCTGCAACAGATGGCAGTGACAATGGTGCTGATTTTCAATGGAACTATGGCTTAgaatccaaaaagaaaaggcTCAAGGAGCAGGATTTTTTGGAGAACAACTCGCAAATGTCTTCGGTTCTGCAACAGCAATCAGTCTCAACGGGCTTGGGTCTGTCCCTTGACAATAATCGCATGGCGTCTACAGGCGACTCGGCTTTGCTGTCTCTCATTGGCGAGGATGTTGATCTCGAGATACAGCGGCAAGATGTTGAGATTGATAGGTTCCTCAAAGCCCAG AGTGATCGATTGCGACAAAATATCCTGGACAAGGTCCAAGCTGCCCAACTTCAAACTCTCTCAGTTGTAGAAGAAAAAGTACTCCAGAAGCTCCGGGAAAAAGAAGCAGAAGTCGAGAGCATCaacaagaagaatatggagCTTGAAGAAAGAATGGATCAGTTGAGTCTTGAAGCAAGGATTTGGCAACATCAAGCCAGGAACAATGAACACATGATCACAGCTCTCAAGGTTAATCTTGATCAAGTAATTGCTCAAAGTAGAGACAGCAAGGAAGGATGTGGTGACAGTGAAATAGATGATACAGCTTCCTGCTGCAATGGCCATTCCATCAATTTTAATATGTTTGGCAAGGAGAGCAATGATGTGAAAGAGGTAATGACGTGCAAGGCCTGCAGAGTGAATGAAGTTTGCATGCTTCTATTACCCTGTAAGCATCTTTGCCTGTGTAAAGATTGCGAATGTAAGCTTAGCATTTGTCCTCTGTGTCAGTCCTCTAAGTTTATCGGCATGGAAGTATACTATTAA
- the LOC112174879 gene encoding uncharacterized protein LOC112174879: MHAKTDSEVTSLAPSSPTRSPRRPVYYVQSPSRDSHDGEKTTTSFQSTPVLSPAGSPPHSHSSVGRHSRDSSSTRFSGSLKPGSKKIQPNNDGSRGHHHRKGGHKAWKDCAVIEEEGLLDDEDRERGFPRRCYFPAFVLGFFLLFTMFSLILYGASKPMKPKITMKSVRFEQFKIQAGSDNTGVATEMISVNSTVKFTFRNTGTFFGVHVSPKPLDLSYSQITIASGTVKKFYQSRRSQRSVTVSVFGDKIPLYGSGASISSSTGTTLLPVPLKLDFLIKSRAYVLGKLVKPKFNRRVECIVTFDPKKLNVAIALKNCTYN; the protein is encoded by the exons atgcACGCCAAGACCGACTCCGAGGTCACAAGCCTCGCCCCATCCTCCCCTACCCGATCCCCCCGCCGCCCAGTCTACTACGTCCAGAGCCCCTCCCGCGACTCCCACGACGGCGAGAAGACCACCACCTCGTTTCAGTCCACCCCCGTCCTCAGCCCCGCCGGCTCCCCTCCCCACTCCCACTCCTCCGTCGGCCGCCACTCCCGCGACTCCTCCTCCACCCGATTCTCCGGCTCCCTCAAGCCCGGATCCAAGAAGATCCAGCCCAACAACGACGGCTCCCGCGGCCACCACCACCGCAAGGGCGGCCACAAGGCATGGAAGGACTGTGCTGTCATCGAAGAAGAAGGCCTTCTCGACGACGAAGATCGCGAACGAGGCTTCCCCCGGCGATGTTATTTCCCGGCTTTCGTTCTCggattcttcctcctcttcaccatgttctctctcattctctacgGCGCCAGTAAGCCCATGAAGCCCAAGATCACCATGAAG AGCGTTAGATTTGAACAATTCAAGATCCAAGCGGGTTCAGACAACACCGGAGTAGCCACCGAAATGATCTCCGTCAACTCCACCGTGAAATTCACATTCCGCAACACCGGCACATTTTTCGGAGTCCATGTCTCGCCAAAGCCTCTAGATCTATCCTACTCCCAAATCACAATTGCCTCCGGAACT GTCAAGAAGTTTTATCAGTCAAGGAGGAGCCAGAGATCGGTGACGGTATCAGTATTCGGCGACAAAATTCCGTTATACGGGAGTGGAGCTAGTATCAGTAGCTCCACGGGGACGACATTGCTGCCGGTGCCGCTGAAATTggacttcttgatcaaatccAGAGCCTACGTTTTGGGCAAACTAGTGAAGCCCAAATTCAACAGGCGGGTCGAGTGCATTGTGACTTTCGATCCCAAAAAGCTCAACGTTGCAATCGCGCTTAAGAATTGCACCTATAATTAA